In Phalacrocorax aristotelis chromosome 6, bGulAri2.1, whole genome shotgun sequence, one DNA window encodes the following:
- the LOC142059098 gene encoding cytochrome P450 2J2-like isoform X1 gives MLRFLWESISLQMLLIFLIVFLLVADHMKHRKPKHFPPSPFSLPFVGHIHLLNFSNPQITVQKLTEKYGDIFSMQMGSTSFVFVNGLRMVKEVLVNQGENFIDRPEIPLDRDVFSKMGLISSSGHLWKQQRRFTLTTLRNFGLGKRTLEERIQEECRCLVDVFGDEQGKPFNPHFKINNAVSNIICSITFGNRFDYHDEEFQRLLQLMDETVSLHGTIMSQLYNSFPSIIKFLPGSHQTIFKNWRLLKSFVKEKISKHKEDWNPSESRDFIDSYLQEIAKDNGDGIFQEENLVACTLDLLFAGTETTSTTIRWALLYMALYPEIQARVQAEIDTVIGQARQPALEDRGNMPYTNAVIHEVQRKANIIPFNVPRLTVKDTVLDGFHIPKGTVLLTNLTSVLFDKNEFETPDTFNPGHFLKDGQFWKRESFVPFSIAKAAGQPLDAEDAMGGCLCREACLPGRGAGPLRALPLLHGSAPEIHLPGTPRHHTQPPVQAGHHKSPAALQDLCRASVRKPWPPSSNGKILWQGC, from the exons ATGCTGCGCTTCCTCTGGGAGAGCATCTCCTTGCAGATGCTTCTTATCTTCCTCATTGTCTTCCTGCTCGTCGCCGACCACATGAAGCACAGAAAGCCaaaacacttccctcccagccccttctccctcccctttgTCGGGCACATCCACCTGTTGAACTTCAGCAATCCCCAAATTACGGTGCAGAAG ctTACTGAAAAATATGGGGACATCTTCAGCATGCAGATGGGCAGTACATCATTTGTGTTCGTAAATGGGCTGCGGATGGTTAAGGAAGTTCTTGTAAACCAAGGGGAAAACTTCATAGATCGCCCTGAAATTCCTCTTGACAGGGATGTCTTCAGCAAGATGG GTCTGATCTCCTCCAGTGGGCATTTAtggaagcagcagaggaggtTCACCTTGACCACCCTCCGAAACTTTGGCTTGGGGAAGAGGACCCTGGAGGAGCGCATCCAGGAGGAGTGCCGATGCCTTGTGGATGTGTTCGGGGATGAGCAGG ggAAACCTTTCAACCCTCACTTTAAAATCAATAATGCTGTTTCAAACATcatctgctccatcacctttggCAATCGGTTTGACTACCACGATGAGGAGTTCcaaaggctgctgcagctgatggATGAGACGGTTAGCCTCCATGGGACCATCATGAGCCAG CTGTACAATTCTTTCCCATCTATAATAAAGTTCCTCCCCGGATCCCaccaaaccatttttaaaaactggagGTTGTTGAAAAGTTTTGTGAAAGAGAAGATCAGCAAACACAAGGAGGACTGGAACCCCTCAGAGAGCCGGGACTTCATTGACAGCTACCTGCAGGAGATAGCCAAG GACAACGGTGACGGCATCTTCCAGGAGGAAAACCTCGTGGCGTGCACACTCGACCTGCTGTTTGCCGGGACCGAGACCACTTCCACAACGATCCGCTGGGCTCTGCTGTATATGGCCCTATATCCGGAAATTCAAG CCCGTGTGCAAGCTGAGATTGACACAGTCATTGGGCAGGCGCGGCAGCCAGCCTTAGAGGACAGGGGCAACATGCCCTATACCAATGCTGTCATCCATGAAGTGCAGAGGAAAGCCAACATCATCCCTTTCAACGTGCCAAGACTGACGGTGAAGGACACGGTCTTGGATGGCTTCCACATACCAAAG gGTACTGTTTTGCTCACAAATTTAACCTCTGTGTTGTTTGACAAGAACGAGTTTGAAACCCCTGACACTTTTAACCCTGGGCATTTCCTGAAGGATGGTCAGTTCTGGAAACGGGAGTCTTTTGTGCCATTTTCTATAG caaaagcagctgggCAGCCACTAGATGCTGAGGATGCCATGGGTGGCTGTCTCTGCAGGGAAGCGTGCCTGCCTGGGCGAGGTGCTGGCCCGCTCCgagctcttcctcttcttcacgGCTCTGCTCCAGAAATTCACCTTCCAGGTACCCCCAGACACCACACTCAGCCTCCAGTTCAAGCTGGGCATCACAAAAGCCCCGCAGCCCTACAAGATCTGTGCCGTGCCTCGGTAAGGAAGCCTTGGCCACCATCCTCGAATGGAAAAATCCTTTGGCAGGGATGCTGA
- the LOC142059098 gene encoding cytochrome P450 2J2-like isoform X2, giving the protein MLRFLWESISLQMLLIFLIVFLLVADHMKHRKPKHFPPSPFSLPFVGHIHLLNFSNPQITVQKLTEKYGDIFSMQMGSTSFVFVNGLRMVKEVLVNQGENFIDRPEIPLDRDVFSKMGLISSSGHLWKQQRRFTLTTLRNFGLGKRTLEERIQEECRCLVDVFGDEQGKPFNPHFKINNAVSNIICSITFGNRFDYHDEEFQRLLQLMDETVSLHGTIMSQLYNSFPSIIKFLPGSHQTIFKNWRLLKSFVKEKISKHKEDWNPSESRDFIDSYLQEIAKDNGDGIFQEENLVACTLDLLFAGTETTSTTIRWALLYMALYPEIQARVQAEIDTVIGQARQPALEDRGNMPYTNAVIHEVQRKANIIPFNVPRLTVKDTVLDGFHIPKGTVLLTNLTSVLFDKNEFETPDTFNPGHFLKDGQFWKRESFVPFSIGKRACLGEVLARSELFLFFTALLQKFTFQVPPDTTLSLQFKLGITKAPQPYKICAVPR; this is encoded by the exons ATGCTGCGCTTCCTCTGGGAGAGCATCTCCTTGCAGATGCTTCTTATCTTCCTCATTGTCTTCCTGCTCGTCGCCGACCACATGAAGCACAGAAAGCCaaaacacttccctcccagccccttctccctcccctttgTCGGGCACATCCACCTGTTGAACTTCAGCAATCCCCAAATTACGGTGCAGAAG ctTACTGAAAAATATGGGGACATCTTCAGCATGCAGATGGGCAGTACATCATTTGTGTTCGTAAATGGGCTGCGGATGGTTAAGGAAGTTCTTGTAAACCAAGGGGAAAACTTCATAGATCGCCCTGAAATTCCTCTTGACAGGGATGTCTTCAGCAAGATGG GTCTGATCTCCTCCAGTGGGCATTTAtggaagcagcagaggaggtTCACCTTGACCACCCTCCGAAACTTTGGCTTGGGGAAGAGGACCCTGGAGGAGCGCATCCAGGAGGAGTGCCGATGCCTTGTGGATGTGTTCGGGGATGAGCAGG ggAAACCTTTCAACCCTCACTTTAAAATCAATAATGCTGTTTCAAACATcatctgctccatcacctttggCAATCGGTTTGACTACCACGATGAGGAGTTCcaaaggctgctgcagctgatggATGAGACGGTTAGCCTCCATGGGACCATCATGAGCCAG CTGTACAATTCTTTCCCATCTATAATAAAGTTCCTCCCCGGATCCCaccaaaccatttttaaaaactggagGTTGTTGAAAAGTTTTGTGAAAGAGAAGATCAGCAAACACAAGGAGGACTGGAACCCCTCAGAGAGCCGGGACTTCATTGACAGCTACCTGCAGGAGATAGCCAAG GACAACGGTGACGGCATCTTCCAGGAGGAAAACCTCGTGGCGTGCACACTCGACCTGCTGTTTGCCGGGACCGAGACCACTTCCACAACGATCCGCTGGGCTCTGCTGTATATGGCCCTATATCCGGAAATTCAAG CCCGTGTGCAAGCTGAGATTGACACAGTCATTGGGCAGGCGCGGCAGCCAGCCTTAGAGGACAGGGGCAACATGCCCTATACCAATGCTGTCATCCATGAAGTGCAGAGGAAAGCCAACATCATCCCTTTCAACGTGCCAAGACTGACGGTGAAGGACACGGTCTTGGATGGCTTCCACATACCAAAG gGTACTGTTTTGCTCACAAATTTAACCTCTGTGTTGTTTGACAAGAACGAGTTTGAAACCCCTGACACTTTTAACCCTGGGCATTTCCTGAAGGATGGTCAGTTCTGGAAACGGGAGTCTTTTGTGCCATTTTCTATAG GGAAGCGTGCCTGCCTGGGCGAGGTGCTGGCCCGCTCCgagctcttcctcttcttcacgGCTCTGCTCCAGAAATTCACCTTCCAGGTACCCCCAGACACCACACTCAGCCTCCAGTTCAAGCTGGGCATCACAAAAGCCCCGCAGCCCTACAAGATCTGTGCCGTGCCTCGGTAA
- the LOC142059100 gene encoding cytochrome P450 2J2-like, translating into MELQFWPDFISLLEKLNCRMLLVVLVMFLLIIDLVKKRRPRNFPPGPQLFPLVGTFVDFKQPLHLEMQKLTGRYGNIFSVQFGSLTFVVVNGYQMVREALVHQAEIFTGRPNIPLLQEIFRGFGLISSNGHIWRQQRKFASATLKSIAVSFEEKVQEESRYLVETIEEEKGQPFDPHYKINSAVSNIICSITFGNRFDYHDNHFQELLHSLAETLLLIGSFWGQLYNAFPLVMRWLPGPFRKIFRHWEKLQYFVKGVIAKHKEDLDHSEAGDYIDCYLKEIEKFKGDTSSYFHEENLLCSTLDLFLTGTETTATAIRWALLYMAAYPHIQEKVQLEIDTVVGQSRQPTMADKENMPYTSAVLSEVLRMGNVVPLGVPRMSTSDTTLAGFHLPKDTTLMTSLTSIMFDKNVWETPDTFNPEHFLENGQYRRREAFLPFSAGKRACPGEQLARTELFIFFTALLQKFTFQVPAAATLTFAFTLSLTRCPKPFQICALPRD; encoded by the exons ATGGAGCTTCAGTTTTGgcctgattttatttctctcttggAAAAGCTGAACTGTCGGATGCTCCTGGTGGTTCTGGTCATGTTTCTTTTGATTATTGACCTTGTGAAAAAGAGGCGACCCAGGAATTTCCCTCCAGGGCCACAGCTCTTTCCTCTCGTGGGAACCTTTGTGGACTTTAAGCAGCCTCTCCATCTTGAGATGCAGAAG CTTACTGGTCGGTACGGGAACATCTTCAGCGTGCAGTTTGGAAGTCTGACTTTTGTGGTAGTCAATGGGTACCAAATGGTGAGAGAAGCTCTTGTCCACCAGGCTGAAATATTTACAGGTCGGCCAAATATTCCACTTCTTCAAGAAATATTTAGAGGCTTTG GGCTCATATCATCAAACGGGCATATATGGAGGCAACAGAGAAAGTTTGCTTCAGCAACGCTGAAAAGCATCGCTGTaagttttgaggaaaaagtGCAAGAGGAGAGCCGGTACCTTGTGGAGACAATTGAGGAGGAGAAAG GACAGCCATTTGACCCTCATTACAAAATTAATAGTGCTGTTTCAAACATCATCTGTTCCATAACTTTTGGGAACCGCTTTGACTACCATGACAACCATTTCCAGGAATTGCTGCACTCGCTGGCTGAAACGCTGCTGCTCATTGGAAGTTTCTGGGGCCAG TTGTATAATGCTTTTCCTTTGGTCATGAGATGGCTGCCAGGACCCTTTAGGAAAATCTTCAGGCACTGGGAGAAACTTCAATATTTTGTGAAGGGCGTGATCGCAAAGCACAAGGAGGATTTGGACCACTCTGAGGCAGGAGATTATATTGACTGTTACCTGAAGGAAATAGAAAAG TTTAAGGGTGACACCAGCTCATATTTCCATGAGGAAAACCTGCTGTGCTCCACCCTGGACCTGTTCTTAACTGGGACTGAGACGACGGCAACTGCCATCCGCTGGGCTCTGCTCTACATGGCTGCATACCCCCACATTCAGG AGAAAGTGCAGCTCGAAATCGACACAGTGGTGGGTCAGTCCCGCCAGCCCACCATGGCTGACAAGGAGAACATGCCATATACCAGCGCGGTGCTGAGCGAGGTCCTGCGGATGGGCAACGTCGTGccactgggggtgcccaggaTGTCCACCAGCGACACCACACTGGCCGGCTTCCACCTGCCCAAA GACACCACCCTGATGACCAGCCTGACTTCGATAATGTTTGACAAAAATGTGTGGGAGACTCCAGACACCTTTAATCCTGAACATTTCCTGGAAAACGGCCAGTACAGGAGGCGGGAGGCTTTTCTGCCCTTCTCTGCAG GCAAGCGGGCTTGTCCCGGGGAGCAGCTTGCCAGGACGGAGCTCTTCATCTTCTTCACAGCCCTTCTGCAGAAGTTCACCTTCCAggtgccagcagctgccacGCTGACCTTCGCCTTCACACTGAGCCTCACACGCTGTCCTAAGCCCTTCCAGATCTGTGCGCTGCCTCGTGACTGA